Sequence from the Pseudomonas sp. 7SR1 genome:
GGACACCGCTTATGGCGGCGACAGCTTCGTCATCGTCGACGCCCAACGCCTGGGCTTTGCCATTCGCCCCGAGGAAGCCGCCGAGCTGGTGGCCGTGGGCTTGAAGATCACCCGCGCCGCCAACGAACAACTGGGCTTCGTGCACCCGTTGAATCCTGACTGGTCACACATCTCGTTCTGCCAGATCGCCGCGCCCATCGTCCAGGAGAACGGCATTGCCACCGGCGCCAACGCCGTGGTGATCCAGCCCGGCAAGATCGACCGCTCCCCCACCGGCACCGGCTGCTCGGCACGCATGGCGGTGCTGCACGCCAAGGGCTTGATGCAGGTGGGCGAGCGATTTATCGGCCGCTCGATCATCGGCTCCGAATTCCACTGCCGCATCGACTCACTGACCGACGTGGCCGGACGCCCGGCGATTTACCCGTGCATCGCCGGACGGGCATGGATCACCGGGACCCATCAGCTGTTGCTCGACCCGGCCGATCCGTGGCCACAAGGCTATCGGCTTTCAGATACCTGGCCTGGCGCATGATTTTCCGATTGTGCAAGTCCTCTTGCCACATACCGCTAACCACCGGAGACAACCCATGAGCAAACGCATCAACTGGAGCGGCGTATTCCCCGCTGTCACCACTCAATTCAACGAAGACTTTTCCATCAACCTGGAAAAGACCCACCAAGTGATTTCCAATGTTATCCGCGACGGCGTATCCGGCCTGGTGGTCTGCGGCTCGGTGGGCGAGAACACCTCCCTGAGCGCCGAGGAGAAGATCGCCGTGACCGAAGTGGCGGTGGACGCCTCCCGTGGCCGGGTCCCGGTGATCTGCGGCGTAGCCGAGTTCACCAGCGTGCAGGCGGCCAAGGTCGCCAACGCGGTGCGCAAGGTCGGGGTCGACGGGGTGATGCTGATGCCGGCGCTGGTCTACGGCTCCAAGCCGTTCGAAACCGCCGAACACTTCCGCTATGTGGCCCGGCATGCCGACGTACCGCTGATGGTCTATAACAACCCGCCGATCTATAAGAACGACGTGACGCCGGACATCCTGATCTCCCTGGCCGACTGCGACAACGTGGTGTGCTTCAAGGATTCCTCCGGCGACACCCGGCGCTTCATCGATGTGCGCAATGAGGTGGGAGACCGCTTCGTGCTGTTCGCCGGCCTTGACGACGTGGTGCTGGAAAGCCTCGCCGTGGGGGCCGAAGGCTGGGTCTCGGGGATGTCCAATGTGTTCCCGAAGGAAGGCGAGACCATCTTCCGGCTGGCCCGCGCCGGACGCTTTGCCGAAGCGATGCCGATCTACGAGTGGCTGATGCCGATCCTGCACCTGGACGCCCGCGCCGACCTGGTGCAGTGCATCAAGCTGTGCGAAGCCATCGCCGGTCGCGGCAGCGCCCTCACCCGCCCACCGCGCCTGGCCTTGCCGGAAGAGGACCGGGTGTATGTGGAACAGATCATGGCCAAGGCCATGGCCAATCGGCCGGCGTTACCGGATGTAGGGCTTTGACCCCGGGGCATGGCGCCAACTGGCGGTGACTGGGACGCCGCCATCGCGAGCAGGCTCGCTCCCACAGGGTTCTATGGTGAATACACGATAGTGGGCGCATGGGACTCAAACTGTG
This genomic interval carries:
- a CDS encoding trans-3-hydroxy-L-proline dehydratase, whose product is MRSSKIIHVVSCHAEGEVGDVIVGGVAPPPGATVWEQSRWIARDQTLRNFVLNEPRGGVFRHVNLLVPAKDPRAQMAWIIMEPADTPPMSGSNSLCVATVLLDSGILPMTEPRTRLVLEAPGGLIEAVADCRDGKVQRVEIKNVPSFADRLDAWIEVEGLGSLQVDTAYGGDSFVIVDAQRLGFAIRPEEAAELVAVGLKITRAANEQLGFVHPLNPDWSHISFCQIAAPIVQENGIATGANAVVIQPGKIDRSPTGTGCSARMAVLHAKGLMQVGERFIGRSIIGSEFHCRIDSLTDVAGRPAIYPCIAGRAWITGTHQLLLDPADPWPQGYRLSDTWPGA
- a CDS encoding dihydrodipicolinate synthase family protein codes for the protein MSKRINWSGVFPAVTTQFNEDFSINLEKTHQVISNVIRDGVSGLVVCGSVGENTSLSAEEKIAVTEVAVDASRGRVPVICGVAEFTSVQAAKVANAVRKVGVDGVMLMPALVYGSKPFETAEHFRYVARHADVPLMVYNNPPIYKNDVTPDILISLADCDNVVCFKDSSGDTRRFIDVRNEVGDRFVLFAGLDDVVLESLAVGAEGWVSGMSNVFPKEGETIFRLARAGRFAEAMPIYEWLMPILHLDARADLVQCIKLCEAIAGRGSALTRPPRLALPEEDRVYVEQIMAKAMANRPALPDVGL